TTTGTGGGTGTGCTGATTTTGAGTAGCTACGTGGTATTACCAAAATGATGTATGTATTGGGAAAATCGTGATATTCAGAATGAAAAAGTCGCTGAAGCTCTATCGAGAGATAGATTTTCCCATACAATGAAAATTCTTTTGTGTGTGATAATAATAGTTTGGACAAAACAGACAAGTTTGCTAAAATACGGCCATTATATGATgcattgaataatttttttttaatcacgtTCCTTTCGAACAAGAACATAGCCTAGATGAAGCCATGGTACCATATCTTGGAAGGCATCCTACGaaacaatttatatgaaacaaaCCCATTCGTTGGGTTTATAAGATTTGGATGGGTACTCTCCGTCTTGGTTATATTGTATGGTTTACACCGTATCAAGGCAACTCTGCAAATACCAGACCAGTACCATACAAAAACTTGTTCTTGGGTCTTGGTTCGTCGGTTGTTTTGGCTTATGTAGATGTGCTTCAATCACGCCGGCCAAAAACGAgattccaccttttttttaaacttctCATCTATGCATCTACTAAATTGGTTAAAAACTAGGGGTCTTTTAGGTACAGGTACAATAAGGGACAATAGAACACTAAAATGTCCCCTATTCGCTCCAACAGctatgaaaataaagaaaaagggAACTGACGGTTACAGACTAGATAAAAACAGAGGACTTGTGGTTTGTCGTTAGCACGATAGTGTCGCTACAATTGTTTTTAACTTTTGTCCAGTAAAAACAAATCACCTAGTCAAACGGTTTCCCCATAAGAAGAAGAGACACATTTTCGTTTCTCAACCAAATATGATAAAGCAATACAATCCTTTTATGGCAGGCGTAGACTGCTGTGACCAAAACATTAGTCCTTAACGGATCTCTATAAGAGGAAAAAAATGGTACTTTCCGCTAATAGTCCATGGAATTGACATGGCTATTCAAAGCGCGTGGCAAATGAACTGAAAAGACGGAGAAAGCCTTGATCAGCTTGAATTGCTTGCAACCTTCTGGAAACCTACAAAAAAAGACACCAAACGCTGTTCAACAAGACGGAATCCCAACACGGTCTTACATTCAAGATATGAtggtataaaccatttaattttttatcgagAAAAACAATCTCGTTGCGGACTTTGCAAGAAAAAGGTTTAATTTTTGTgcgaaaaatataaaataccattaaacaattttttaaggaTTTCCATACctactttataattatttttgtattaataaagtTTTACTTTCGAATATATAATGCTTCTTACTgctgtccttttaaaagaacatgaaataTTTTGACATctaatgcaaaaattattattttagtattttttgccATTAAATAAGACAAATTTCCTTTAagtaaagataaaattaaaaaaatagtttcagTAATATGTGGGCTAAGTCCAACAGCACATGTTGCCTTGATCAGCCAAAAGGTAAAGGTAATAAATTAAACATAAGTAACTACTGGAAACGTTTTAATTTACAGCCCTTTAATaagaattttattttctttataaaatatacttaaactgttttacaaaaacaaataaattaaaaaaatagttcaggtaaaaaaatattgttattggTCAAAACCATTTAGTTTTTGCTCTTCTAAACTAATAAGTTGATCCCCAACAAATTCAaagtttctttttcttccttctaagAGCATCCTTTGTATTTCAACAAGACTTTTTCCTTTTGTTTCTGGTAAATAAAGAGCAATATAAAACAGCGAGAATACCGAAAATGCTGCAAAAATCCACATACTCCAAGCCATTCCCAGATAAACAGACATATATGGGAAAACAAGAGTAACTAAAAAGTTTACTGTGGTCATGACTAAGGCAGTTAAAGTACTTAAAAGAGGTTTAAATGACGGAGGAAAGATCTCACCACTTAGTGTCCATGGTAGAGGTCCAGCACCTACTTTGTAGAACACTATATACGTTAATACGCTGGCAAAAGGTACCCAAAAAAACCTATCCAAGTTATATTgtaaattaaaaaagtaaaaatatgctCCCAAGCCAGCTAAAGAAATTAACAACCCTACATATGAGACAAAAAGTAGCTGCTTCCTCCCCCATTTATCTACTAGTCCAGTACTTAAGTATGTACCTATAAGTTGCATTATACTTATAATCATAACACTAGTATCACCTGAGATATAGTTATTTTTAGAAGTGTCTATAATAGTTTGCTGGTAAGCGACTATTGCTGGATTTCCAACCAAAGATTGTAATGTCACCAATCCTAGGGAAATCAccaaacacttttttaaaatttttaaactaaaGAGGGCTTTGAAGCTTTGTTCCGTTGCtgattgttcacaaattgttgttATTTCGAGTAACTCTTTATCTAGACTTTCTCGCCTACCCCAACTGCTCAATGTTTTCTTagcttcttccacttttccgttcATTACATAAAAGTACGGACTCTCGGGCACATAACAAAtacatgtaaataaaaatactatTGAAACTAGAAGAGTCAGTACAGCAATTGTTCTTATTGTCACAAATGGTCCAATTATCAGTACCAAAGTTTGGCCTGCCGTTAGCAGGACCGAGTTAAGCATACTAGTTCTTCCTCTCATGTACGTAGGCGATATTTCTCCTATGTAGGACGGAATCACAGAAAACACACATCCAGTTCCAATTCCAAGCAAAAACCTTGAGATATAAAAATGTGTAACATTGTATGCAAATATAAGAATTATGCTGGAGGCAACCTGTGGCAGAGAAAATATTATCAAAGTTAACTTTTTTCCCAGTTTTCTAGACACCACTCCCGTAAATAAAGGTCCACATAAAGATCCTAGGGCGTGCAGAGAAGTAATCCAAGATATTTCCTGTAAGGTAGCTGGTCGTCCTAGGGGGTTATGGTCAGGGTCGATGCTGCCGTTTAACTTTGGGATACATGGTGATGACCAGGAATATCCAATTCCAGTAATCAGTGCCATCAAGTTAACTAaaacattttcattttttaataaataaaaatcaaaaaattttaaacaatttataaaatttttaactagTTTTCTATTGTAATAACTCACAATATTTCAGCATTTTTATCTTTGTAAATGGCAAATAAATTTAGAATTAGAATTTCTATTTAGTGATTCATTAAGAATTATTTCTTTCTGTAGTGAATAAATAttataatcgttttcatcgttcttggcgtgtgcaaAAACACTtacaataagttgtttcatctgtctttccttgtctaagctcgattagtttacctcctccagtggcggagcaaaatgtagcatgtcaaacgaaataatagttataaaagaaaattataaattatttttcattaaatttctaataacggaatatacgtataaattgcgaagaagtatttttctagcttgcagtacaataggacaggatatacCGAAAAGTACATTtgaaaaggattttgaaatatacccaaaaaagtgttaattatttaacccactttaattaaaaaatgatacagattttttaagttttaagcactgtagcgaattctgaactgttacaacgtactgaccttgattaattagctaatcagtcagcgtcttcactggaact
The genomic region above belongs to Diabrotica undecimpunctata isolate CICGRU chromosome 8, icDiaUnde3, whole genome shotgun sequence and contains:
- the LOC140448242 gene encoding facilitated trehalose transporter Tret1-like codes for the protein MESYGHRKVFWSSVSVNLMALITGIGYSWSSPCIPKLNGSIDPDHNPLGRPATLQEISWITSLHALGSLCGPLFTGVVSRKLGKKLTLIIFSLPQVASSIILIFAYNVTHFYISRFLLGIGTGCVFSVIPSYIGEISPTYMRGRTSMLNSVLLTAGQTLVLIIGPFVTIRTIAVLTLLVSIVFLFTCICYVPESPYFYVMNGKVEEAKKTLSSWGRRESLDKELLEITTICEQSATEQSFKALFSLKILKKCLVISLGLVTLQSLVGNPAIVAYQQTIIDTSKNNYISGDTSVMIISIMQLIGTYLSTGLVDKWGRKQLLFVSYVGLLISLAGLGAYFYFFNLQYNLDRFFWVPFASVLTYIVFYKVGAGPLPWTLSGEIFPPSFKPLLSTLTALVMTTVNFLVTLVFPYMSVYLGMAWSMWIFAAFSVFSLFYIALYLPETKGKSLVEIQRMLLEGRKRNFEFVGDQLISLEEQKLNGFDQ